The sequence below is a genomic window from Barrientosiimonas humi.
CGAGAACGGCGTGGGCTACCCCATCATCAAGCACCGCACGTTCAGCGCCGCCGTGCCGGCGGGCGGGGTGCACGCCGGGGAGGACGAGGCGCTGCCCTCGGCCAAGGTCCTCGGCGCCGCGCGCGGCCGGGCGCAGGCGTTCCGGCCGTGCTCGGTGGTCAACGTCTCGGCGATGAGCTTCGGGTCGCTGTCCGGTCCCGCGATCGAGGCGATCAACCGGGGCGTGGCGATGGCCGGGGCGCTGCACAACACCGGCGAGGGCGGGCTGTCCTCCCACCACCGGCAGGGCGGCGACCTGATCCTGCAGATCGGCACCGGCTACTTCGGCTGCCGCGACGAGCAGGGCCGCTTCGACCTGGCCCGGCTGAAGGACGTCGTCGCGAGCGCGCCCGTGCGGGCCATCGAGATCAAGCTCAGCCAGGGGGCCAAGCCGGGCCTCGGCGGGGTGCTGCCGGCGGCCAAGGTCACCCCGGAGATCGCCGAGATCCGCGGCGTCCCGCTCGGCCAGGACGTCATCAGCCCCAGCCGGCACGCGGAGTTCCACGACGTCGACTCGATGCTCGACTGGGTCGAGCTCGTCGCCGCCGAGACCGGTCTGCCGGTCGGTGTGAAGTCGGCCGTCGGCGACCTGCTGTTCTGGGAGCGGCTCACCGAGCAGATGGCCCGGGGCGACCGCGGCGTCGACTTCGTCACCATCGACGGCGGCGAGGGCGGCACGGGCGCGGCGCCGCAGGTGTTCAGCGACGCGGTGGCGCTGCCCTTCTTCGTGGCGTTCACCCGGGTCTACCGGATGTTCGCGGCGGCCGGCCTCACCGACGACGTCACCTTCGTCGGCTCCGGCAAGCTCGGCCTGCCCAAGAACGCCATCACCGCGATGGCGCTCGGCGTGGACCTGCTGCACGTCGCGCGCGAGGCGATGCTCGCCGTCGGGTGCATCCAGTCGCAGAAGTGCCACACCGACAAGTGCCCCACCGGCGTCGCCACGCAGAGCCCGTGGCTGGCGCGCGGCCTGGACCCGACGGACAAGGCGGTGCGGCTGGCGTCCTACGTCAAGACGCTGCGCCGCGACCTGCTCAAGGTCAGCGAGGCCGTCGGCGTGCTGCACCCGGGACTGATCACGCCCGACGACATCGAGCTGATGGAGGGCCAGCGGCACGGCCGGACGCTGCGCGAGATCTACGACTACGAGCCCGGCTGGGGCACGCTCGGCCGCTCGCTCGACGACGAGATCTGCCGGATCATGCTGGACATCGCCCCGCAGGGCGGCTCGGCCCCACCGAGCGGCACGGCCGAGCACTGAGCCGCACGGTCCGAACGCTCAGCGGCGCTGCTCAGCCGCGGACGGCGTCGTACGCCCCGCGCAGCTGCTGCTCGCTCGGCCCCTCGAGCCGGGTCGTGCGCCCGACCCCGCCGTCCAGCGCCACGAACCGCAGCAGCGCACCGCGCGTCTTCTTGTCGCGGCGCATCGCGG
It includes:
- a CDS encoding FMN-binding glutamate synthase family protein; amino-acid sequence: MSWTRAAGVAAIATLGVAARDLTQKKHALLRNYPVLGHGRYLLETIGPELRQYIVTSNDQERPFSRDQRSWIYASAKHENNYIGFGTDDDVENGVGYPIIKHRTFSAAVPAGGVHAGEDEALPSAKVLGAARGRAQAFRPCSVVNVSAMSFGSLSGPAIEAINRGVAMAGALHNTGEGGLSSHHRQGGDLILQIGTGYFGCRDEQGRFDLARLKDVVASAPVRAIEIKLSQGAKPGLGGVLPAAKVTPEIAEIRGVPLGQDVISPSRHAEFHDVDSMLDWVELVAAETGLPVGVKSAVGDLLFWERLTEQMARGDRGVDFVTIDGGEGGTGAAPQVFSDAVALPFFVAFTRVYRMFAAAGLTDDVTFVGSGKLGLPKNAITAMALGVDLLHVAREAMLAVGCIQSQKCHTDKCPTGVATQSPWLARGLDPTDKAVRLASYVKTLRRDLLKVSEAVGVLHPGLITPDDIELMEGQRHGRTLREIYDYEPGWGTLGRSLDDEICRIMLDIAPQGGSAPPSGTAEH